In Streptobacillus felis, one genomic interval encodes:
- a CDS encoding cation transporter, protein MKKKFILEGLDCANCAAKMEKAINELDGVKEATVNFMTTKLVIDGEDEKMPTIIGEAEKIVKKIEPDTTMKKA, encoded by the coding sequence ATGAAAAAGAAATTTATACTTGAAGGTTTAGATTGTGCAAATTGCGCGGCAAAAATGGAAAAGGCTATTAATGAGCTTGATGGAGTGAAAGAAGCTACTGTTAACTTTATGACTACAAAACTTGTTATTGATGGTGAGGATGAAAAAATGCCAACAATAATAGGAGAGGCCGAAAAAATAGTTAAAAAAATCGAACCCGATACAACTATGAAAAAGGCTTAA
- a CDS encoding ArsR/SmtB family transcription factor codes for MTKKFNSIERCDCNVIHEDIVNQVIDKMPQEESLYDLAELFKVFGDSTRIRILWALHEAEMCVCDIAVLLNMTQSAISHQLRVLKQANLVKNRKEGKVVYYSLVDDHVREIFDQGLIHINEK; via the coding sequence ATGACTAAAAAATTTAATTCAATTGAAAGATGTGACTGCAATGTAATTCATGAGGATATTGTAAATCAAGTTATAGATAAAATGCCTCAAGAAGAAAGCCTTTATGATCTAGCAGAATTATTTAAAGTATTTGGAGATTCAACACGAATCAGGATATTATGGGCTTTACATGAAGCTGAAATGTGTGTTTGTGATATCGCTGTATTACTTAACATGACACAATCAGCAATTTCCCATCAGCTGAGAGTCTTAAAACAAGCTAATTTAGTGAAAAACAGAAAAGAAGGCAAAGTAGTATATTATTCATTAGTTGATGATCATGTAAGAGAAATATTTGACCAAGGTCTAATTCATATCAACGAGAAGTAG